In Chryseobacterium turcicum, a single window of DNA contains:
- a CDS encoding peptide deformylase encodes MKKISLLFILFIGFINAQKLSKSEISLINQGDINSALPIYQTTDSHQHTTLLSLSTEIDPLDKNTATLVKRMEKSLLSTDGGVGIAAPQVGINRKIIWVQRFDKQGEPLEYFINPVITWRSELQNLGPEGDLSIPDFHDQFYRSKVIQLEYVDLKGQKFSEMVEGFTAVIFQHEIDHLFGILISDKKKKEENDEYLKVDAFKKSDSVGR; translated from the coding sequence ATGAAAAAAATCTCTTTACTCTTCATCCTTTTCATCGGTTTTATTAATGCTCAGAAACTTTCAAAATCTGAAATTTCTTTGATTAATCAAGGCGATATTAATTCAGCATTGCCAATTTATCAGACCACCGATTCTCATCAACATACTACTTTGCTTAGTCTTTCTACCGAAATAGATCCGCTTGACAAAAACACGGCAACTTTGGTTAAAAGAATGGAAAAATCACTTCTTTCAACTGACGGTGGAGTAGGAATTGCCGCTCCGCAAGTAGGAATCAACCGCAAAATAATTTGGGTACAGCGTTTTGATAAACAGGGTGAACCGTTAGAATACTTTATCAATCCCGTGATTACATGGAGGTCAGAATTACAAAACCTCGGTCCGGAAGGAGATTTGTCGATTCCTGATTTTCATGATCAATTTTATAGAAGCAAAGTCATTCAATTGGAATATGTTGATTTGAAAGGCCAGAAATTCTCAGAAATGGTAGAAGGTTTTACAGCAGTGATTTTCCAACACGAGATCGATCACCTTTTCGGAATTTTAATTTCAGATAAAAAGAAAAAAGAAGAGAATGACGAGTATTTGAAAGTGGATGCTTTTAAGAAAAGTGATTCTGTAGGGAGATAA